TTGTAGTTTTAATGACAAGCACTCGAAATTGTCGCCTTAATGTCAGTGAAGGCGTCGCGACGCTTCAACTTTTTTGGACTTGAAAAAGTTtcgcattttatatttttacaggTCTGTGGTTTTGAGCCGCAGTAGCCGAACTTTTGCTTGGGCCAAAAACTTCTGACAGTCTTTGAAATGTTGCTAAACATTTGATTGCTGACAAATCCACGAAAaaacagcttttattttataaaattaaaaaaaaaaaacaaaaaaaacaatttcaaacagCGAGTGCTTCGCTTCAGGCATCGGTAtccattgcgcatacgccatgtgttaTAAACGACAAAAACTTGTTTAACAATGACAGTCCTTGAAACTGGCAAAGAATGCGCCAACCCCTAAGcgacaacaattttaattaggcTAATGAAAAAGTtcaaaatgtagaaaaaaacgaaatcttttgcaattttagcgctcgaagctgcagcaaacaaaaggcgACGGCAGCTGACAAATGAAGAAAACGCAGCGCAAATAAGCgagcaataatttttgtcattgttcagctgcagctgcagctgcggcaggGTGGAGTTGTCTGCGGCACAAACAATGAAATGCGACAAATGAAAAacgcaaaaggcaaaagcgaaaagacttttgtaaataatacaaatatgaaAGACGCTGCTGCAATTGGCCAAAGGCACCCTCGAACGCCGCGGCAGCAGTGTCAATGGCTTTCGGTATCGAGCAGCGCTTTATTTGTAAAAGTAGCGCTCATTAAGTAAATGGCGCCGTCGGTTGCGGGGGCGGGGCggcataaaatgttaaattaaaaaacttttcgTGCTgggaaaataaagcaaagtacACGCACATAAACCACTTATGATTTATAAGAAGCTCAAtgcaagttgaagttgaaaaCAGCCACGTAATTGATTTtgaacatttgttattgttgttgttttggttgttgtgtttgttgtctCGCGGCCACTttggcttattaaatatttattggcaAATTGTCAGAAACAGGCAAGTGAATGACAGCTGCGCCTACCTACCCTTAGTATAGCCCCCACCTTGCTAAAATAACTGACAAATAAGTTGAAACTTTGCCAAGTGCTGTCTCATGAATACTTTAGGCCGCCTTCTCTCTTTTGTCAACTGTTattcaaatgttttgtttggctttccTATTTCGTATTTACGCACGCATTCGCGTGTAGCGAGGCCAATAATTGcgacaaagcaaaaagtttcagcaacataaaagcaaatgcgaaAAGTAGACAACACTTTGACACgccaaaaccaacaaaaaaaaaaggcaaaaactgCCTTTGGCTGGTAAAAGTTTTGCCGCGCCAAGATTTGCCACAACTTTGAACGAATTGGGACTGGGATCGCTGTGGgaaaagctgcaattaaaaaagggATTACTTGGCTGGTCAGACTTTGATTTTTAGCTGTGCTGTGCTTTGTCTGCACGCGCGATTCGCTTAAAAagttgcacaaattaaaattgcataatgaCGGCGATTAGAGTCTGgctataaagttttaaatcGAAAACCAAAATGAAAATCCATTGTGGCTCCCTGCGAAATTGTGTCGCTTTATATAATTAACGtgagaaaataattttttgtgcgcagctgctgcagcacacacaattatttgcataatgtgaaatttaatatgatttaaagctctcttttttttatatataaattaaacaactttatttattcgattttatttggggttttgtgtgtattatttacatattttgattaacttaatttaaaatatgcaattgtgtttgttttgtgtaatttattttaaatttaagttgtacatttatttatgcttaacaattgtagcagcaacaacatttaacaTAGAATCTTTTTATATACgcgcatataatttaattttcaattaatatttattattatatacttgTTTGCTAGGCTGTGCAAGACATTGAATTATAATACTAATTGTAAGTTGAAAGTAGTACAGTGGGACTTGCTTTTGCTCactaagcttttgcttttgccaatttttgctttgtcgTAAATAAGAACTaaactataattattttcaccGTTTATCAGCTAGGCGTTTCATTTGCAGTAGTATTTgtgtaagtgtatgtgtgcgtatgcgcatgtgtgtgtgtgtgtgcgtgtgtttttttttatagagtaTCACATTTTTGTTAGAGAATTgctagcaaaattattttgcccACTTGcccaaatgaaatgcaaaatttaaagtgtcagttaattgaattgctaATGCTACTGCTCCGTCTCCAGATTCTTAGCGCGCAGATACTTGAGCAGCATCTGCAGTGAATCGTACGTATCAAAGTCGTCCAGATTGCGTCGAGAGCTGGACATGTTGGTAGGTCGCGGCATGGCCAGCGGCACGGGCAGCAGCTCCGGCATGACAGAATGGTGGGTTATGAGCGCCTTCAAGCTGGAGAACTCCTTGCGAAATCcctgcaaatgaaaaaagtGGCTCGACAACTTGTCTAACATTGggtagcttataaatttaccTTGATCTTATAGCCGTGGGCGGAGCGTAGTATAATATAGTTGGCTATCTTGGGTCCTGGCGGCGAGGGTACACGCAAGGACAGCGCATAGCAGCCGGGCTTGGAGCTGCTCTTGCGCACTAGAAAGGCGCCAggacttttgttttgcaacACCTCAACGGCAATGTCGCGAGAGATGCCCGCTTGATACCAGCCGGCATCCTTAAGCTCAGCATCCGACTCTTCCTCGGTGCAATGCGTGCTGACCAGGCTACTGCTGCGTTGATTTGCAGCCAAATTGGCCGCTGCCTGGGCAGCAGCGTTGTTTACGCGCAGGCGGTTCGCAAAGATCTTGGGACTAGAGTTGGCTGTGTGAGCgacaatgaaaatatattgaattgGCTGTAAAGTTGCATTAGGCTTAAGCTTACCGCTGCTGGTTTCGCGCAGATAACGCTTCTTGAGATTAAACTCGCTGTTGTCATTGAGATTGACGTTGTCGAGCATGGGTATTGCTGTCAGGGATTGCCGGCAGGAGTCGCCAAACTTGCTGTCTATGTAGGAATCCTCGTTGATGTAGCCATTGGAGTAGATGGGTTGGCTGATTTCGGCTTGCAATGCAGCCGCACTTAGCGGCGTTATGTTGCCCACTAGTGGGCGCGACTCCTCGTTGTGACGCAGCAGACCCATGGTCAGGCGCTTAACCTGCAGTTGAGAGCACAAAAGCTTGTGGACTTAGCAGTTGTCTGTGGCGCACGCTTAAAGGATTAGGGCAAGGCAATGCGTTcaagtggcaacaaaattAACTACAATTTAAACACCTTGTAAGCTCAGcaaaaagtgggcgtggctctGTGCCCTGCAGTCAGAGCGagcaaaaaagaatttattaccAAAAACCGCAACTAGACAAAAAGCGTAGCGGAGGCGAAAAAGTTTTGTGCGCCTGCACTTAAACAGGAAGCGGATGCTTGGACTTGGAATTACGGCGAAGTGCGAGCGAAGTGCCCAAAGAAAAAAGGCACGGCCCGAGTCAGGCCATAAAAGGCGCATAAATTGGAGGCCTGCagacagcaaagcagcagctagtcCTAGACATGGAACTAGACGCCGCGCGACCGTGAGAGtctgagcgaaagagagagagagagagggagacggacgctaaaaatgttgcatggcTTCTTCGGATGCGACGGATGCGGAAGTGGCGTGCTAAGCGGAAATGTGCCGCAGGACTaactgcagcacacacacacatacatacaatagcggcaaataaaagcgtaaagaaaatgaaaaaagcgCTATGCGAACATAAAGGAAACTGAGAATAGGCGGCGATAATTCAGCTGCACTTGTGCGCGCATGTTGAGATCGTGTTCGGCTCGCCTCGCCTTGCCTCGCCCTctctttaaatataaatttctttctCATTTCTTCACAGTGCTTCTCTTTTTGGGGTCAGTGGCTTTGAAAagtctgtctgcctgcctgccaacacaatggctgtgtgtgtgtgtgctcggcAAGGCTGAAACTAGACTAGCGCTGTGCCcttgtaagtgtgtgtgtgtgtgagtgtggcaTAATTTAAGGCGACATTGACAATGAGaagctggctgcgctgctaaGGTAAAGCGCACAGTTTTTCAGGCATTCAACATTTAGCGGTTGCCTCACCTGGCGAGTCTGACAGCAATTGTTTGCTcgttgctgcataatttaacaGCCACGCGCTGCAAGTTTTAGGCTGCTTAAGCAAacattgtttgcatatttcacGGCGCATTGCACAGTGATtttgctgaagctgaagctcatttttaaacactttgcATGCTGCTGCCCCATGCTGAAACTTTATCAATCCTTCAATCAGTgggaaaattataattttgtggAGAACTTGAAAGAGCAACATATAAGTCCATTGCTTTTTTGTACTTCCTTAAAAACATTGTAACCGAGTAGCTGGTAAATCAAACTAGACACAAGATAATTTAGCCATATATTCTGCATATATTATACTGAGCAAGATTAAACTAATTTCACTTATGAAAGTATATCGAACTAATATTCGTATATGAACAAGACATAAATTGGCCACAATATCTATATTAATGTCGTTCATTTaacagctttaaatattgcagATCGATACAATCTTCCGCACACAAAAACATTAGCATGTTTCATTATGAATACATGTAAGGAGGATAGCATCATCATAGAGCACTAAATAAAGGAAATGACAACAGAAAATCAAGTCATTTCAGCCTTATCAAAATCACGGTGCAATCGCCGTCAATATCAAACAAGTTCTTAACACCTAACTCAGGCGCGGTGCTGTAAATGATCACAACGAggacaaaaacacacaaaaacaagaCAGTGAACAGGATGAACATTGCGCCATTGCGAATAATGAAACAAACATCcggcacataaattttaatttttggcgtAACCA
The DNA window shown above is from Drosophila busckii strain San Diego stock center, stock number 13000-0081.31 chromosome 3L, ASM1175060v1, whole genome shotgun sequence and carries:
- the LOC108597964 gene encoding tensin-1 codes for the protein MITNNNLDYAKSCVDLSNGSASSSTNSSPTADNSNLNPNANANANANTHSYFNRFDNRIAANLAAVITGARFRSSSCNSRQQQQQQQPDNARHNPTAGRTAQHYQQLLRGRSCLAKPASPASLGRRRPLQLFTQANLNCNDNEKVAQTPSSDEDNSPTELNNCKRLTDKPPLVKRLTMGLLRHNEESRPLVGNITPLSAAALQAEISQPIYSNGYINEDSYIDSKFGDSCRQSLTAIPMLDNVNLNDNSEFNLKKRYLRETSSANSSPKIFANRLRVNNAAAQAAANLAANQRSSSLVSTHCTEEESDAELKDAGWYQAGISRDIAVEVLQNKSPGAFLVRKSSSKPGCYALSLRVPSPPGPKIANYIILRSAHGYKIKGFRKEFSSLKALITHHSVMPELLPVPLAMPRPTNMSSSRRNLDDFDTYDSLQMLLKYLRAKNLETEQ